The genomic window TTCATCAAATCACGTGCTACACGTGGATACCCGCCGATATCGATCCCCTCATCGGCGCGCTCCTGACCCGCATCGCGGGCCTCGGCCATGTAGGTGGCGTCGCGTTCGGTGTCGGCGGCCAGCCACAACCGGCCGGCCTGGTCGGGGGCGGCATCGGCAGCCGCGTAGAAGCGGCCCTGCTGCTTGGCTAAAAACTCCCCGCGGGTTTCGTCCTGGCGCAGCCGATGCACAATCTCGCGGTTCTTGTAGTAATAGTAGAGGTATTCGTTGGGTAGGTAGCCGAGCGCGCGGATCCAGTCCGCCCCGATCACCTGGGCTTCCTCCATGCGCATAAGTAGGCCGTCGTCGGCGAGCAGGCGGGGCAGGTGGTCGACGCCGTCGCAGACCATCGTCCGTAGCCAGCCGAGGTGGTTGAGCCCGACGTAATCGTAGGTCGTCTCGCTCTCATTCAGCCCGAGCACATGGATGGCACGGCGGACCATGCCGATAGGGGTGTCGCAGATACTGACGACGCGGGGGTAAACCGTGCGCATGGCCTGGGTGATGATGCCGGCCGGGTTGGTGAAGTTCAGCACCCACGCCTGTGGCGCGAGCGCCGCCACCGCGCGGGCCAGGCGCAGAGCCTCGGGGATCTGCCGGAGGGCGTAAGCGTAGCCCGCAATCCCCACGGTTTCCTGGCCAAGCAGCCCGCGCGATAGGGCTTCGCGTTCGTCGATCACA from Trueperella pyogenes includes these protein-coding regions:
- a CDS encoding family 4 glycosyl hydrolase, whose protein sequence is MKLTVIGGGGFRVPHVASVFQEGSPVQLDELCLYDVDSGRLAVMRNVLDQLGMSAAIGAVTVTTSLEEAVSSADYVFAAMRVSGVCGRVIDEREALSRGLLGQETVGIAGYAYALRQIPEALRLARAVAALAPQAWVLNFTNPAGIITQAMRTVYPRVVSICDTPIGMVRRAIHVLGLNESETTYDYVGLNHLGWLRTMVCDGVDHLPRLLADDGLLMRMEEAQVIGADWIRALGYLPNEYLYYYYKNREIVHRLRQDETRGEFLAKQQGRFYAAADAAPDQAGRLWLAADTERDATYMAEARDAGQERADEGIDIGGYPRVARDLMNALSNGTDSRLMILGVGNADADDVGEAGLLIPQLRADAIVEVPCTADANGIHPQRPALVTGLELGLITAVKACEELVIDAAIEGDVEKAWQALASHPLVDSVDVAREVLAAYMRENPDIARVFA